Genomic DNA from Macadamia integrifolia cultivar HAES 741 chromosome 6, SCU_Mint_v3, whole genome shotgun sequence:
atcaatcgggacccaacaattaTTATATTCATATCCAATTAGTTATCGAACGGACTCGAATAGTTTCCAATAGTGATTTTTTGAATACGGATTCTCCTAAACGaatacatgttttattttgagtaaactattcccaaaaaaaaaaagaagagtaatTTAGAGTTATAAAAGGAATTTGGTAAACCAAAATCCGAATTGTAATAGGAGTCTCGTAAAGTTTCCCATATATCATATTTATACCCCTCCGGCCTGACCCTGTTTCCAAATCCTCACACCGTCCTCTGAAGTCGGACCCTGTTTCCAAATTCTCATACCGTCCTCTGGGCTCTGGAGTCCCCGGACTCTTTCTTCTTCCGTGTGGATTGTGAGCGATACATTGAGATTGAGACATCAACTTAGTTAGTAGAGAAAGGAAAAGGTTAGAAATCAAACTCTCCATCTCAagatcccttctttttcttcaatgttttgtttcataaatttggattttttttttttttaatggaatgaAATTTGTACGATCTCACGATTTCTTCTCCCATAATCTGTCCCTGAACCTAATCAATCACCTCCAACGACCATCCTTTAACTATCCTAACTATAAAATTTGGAACGAAGGGACGGTACGTTCCTGCGATCTCACCATCTGAGTTTAAAACCCCGTGATCAAACCAAAAACCTTATCTAGTCTGCCAGAATGACTCTTTTTCTGGGGTTGTGCCTTTTGCACTCAAAGAATTCCAATTCATTCTTCTATACAAATAGTAACATATGGATCGATTTGgtgtttcttctattttcttttcctaattttttgggcttcctttttgtttttatgcTTACTTGGATTCTTTTGTGATAACTATTTTTGCTGGAGTGGGTTTAATTTCAACCACTATGATCGTGTTAATGAAGTGAATATGACCATTGACACAGGCCTAGTGATATTGGATGAAGCCTTTGCAAACTTAGAGGGCCATAATTTCCATATTTCAGGGTTTTAGATTCTTAAATAATGTACTTACATTCTTCTGTAACAGTGGTAGCAGTAGCTTGCACTTTATTTAAGATCGAACCATGTAGGATCCTTTTGGATTCCTTTAAAAGTAGTCTTAGAATTTCGAAACATTCTCAGGGCTTCTTCATTGTTGATTGATTAGTGTTTAAAAGTGATGGATTGTGGCTTGATAGTTCGATTCAAATAAACTCTGTCCTATAATTGATTCTGAGATTGGAATGGCAGACAACAACTGCAACAATGTGGATATGGGGTTTTCTTATCCTTCGATCCTTCTCCTTCTTGCTATAATATCTATCTTTTCTTAGCAGACTATAACTGCAACAATGTGTATATGGGGTTTGCTTATCCTTCGATCCTTCTCCTTCTTGCTATAGTATTCATCTTTTCTGCTTACTAAGAAGTAAAACAAAATGACTTTCGTCATATATAAAAGTGATAATAATATAGAATCACATATTTGTTTGTCGAGTTTTAGACTTCCAAGGATTGATTTCAGATTGATAATATTTTGAGTTATACAATgctttgaaacttctccatttACGGGttgaaatttataaataattttggCCCTGCGGTATTGGCTATATGCATGTGTTGTTTGGGCTTGTTTCCATATTCGATTATTAACTTTGCTCTTATTGTTTATGTAGTTCTATCCTTTCAACTGTCTATTTGTCAATACCCTATTTGCACAGGACAAGGAAGGGTATGGGTAATTGGGGTGAACTTGGTGATGAATTCTAGGACTGATTGTGGATCAGTTTTCGGCAATCGAAGATATTTCTGTTTTTGGTGTGGTTTGCCAACAATGGCGATCAGTTTCAGTCAAAAATTGGCACTCCTCTATTGTTGATCCCTGGCTGATGCTTGCAGAAGGAAGACAGTGATAGTCGTGGCTTCTACAGTCTCTCCACCAAAAAGGTTTACCAATTGAACTTGCCAGAGGCCCGTGGCAGGAAGTGTTTTTCCTCATGCGGTTGGTTGATAACTTTAGGTCTTGATTTGGAGATTCACTTGTTCAATCCCTTTTCTCGAACTCGGGTTCAAATTCGGCTTCCACCTCAATCAACATTCCCCAATCAATACGACCTTGAAACAGACTCTGAACCGGATATATACGACCCTGAAACAGACTCTGAACCGGATATATACGACCCTGAAACAGACTCTGAAATAGAGCGAGAATATATCCGCCGGGTTTTTATGAGAAAAGTGATTTTGTCCTCGAGACCATCTAAAAGAATCCCCTGTGAAGATGACGATGAAAAATGCGTGGTTATGGGGATGTTTTCCAAACACTGTAAATTAGCCTTCTTGAGATTGGGAGATGAAATTTGGACTCCTATATACACACCTGAAGGTATAGGTATCAGTGATGTCATCTACATGAATGGCCAATTCTATGCTCTCAGTGATGAAGGTAAATTGGTAATTGTTGATATTTCCAGTCCTGATCCAAAGACGATTGAGTTTGCTGAACCACCGGAGTGTTATAACCAGTGCACACATTTTTATAATCCGCATTTTTATCTTGTGGAATCTGTAGGAGAACTCTTTATGCTAGCACGGTATGAAGATGACTGTGAGGGTGAAGACGAAGAGTTTGGAGATGGTATTGTTGAAGGTGAATACATTGAATATGGAACTCACAACTATGACAAATATTTTTAAGAACATTTGCTTTTGATGTTCACAAGTTCAATTTTGATAACAAGGAGTGGACGCAAGTGAATGACTTGGACAACCGAGTGTTCTTTGTGGGTGATAATGCCTCATTCGCTATCTTTCCTTCTAACCAGTTAGGATGTGAAACCAATTGTATCTACTTCACTGATGACACATGTCATCTTATGAGAAAATATAGTGAAGAAGTAGCTCGTGTTGACATGGGAGTGTTTCGGATGAAGAGCGTGAAAGTGGATAATCACTACGTTGGTCCCGACACCCTTTCTCATATTTGTGCACCTCTTTGGATTTTCCCTTCTCTCTAGAGAGGAGTCTCATTAGATTTGTCCTCTGTTCTTGTTAcaattttttcttgctttttttttttttttttttaatgaatattaTTTGAATTATAATTAATTCTGAAACTTTAGTAgtattgatgattttttttggtaaatggtaTTATTAGGTAATATCATATCTTTAGTGATattgattattgttattattatttttttttgttggtcaCCCGATGTTATGGGGAGTTCTAACTAAGAACATTTGAGCATGCATCCCAAGGGGCTCCTAACCATCTGATGTTCATGTCATCAGTgttgtagaaacgtaaccctaaaatgatgcagaagataatggaaaaacaaaataaacaatgcacacggattttacgaggttcggtaaggttgcctacgtccccggtgagatgagatcctgtttcactatcaatggagaatagagttacagcgctcgtcctcacacctctcagtattgtttgcattgcagagaaagaaaccctcgctacaaatatatatagcaaaaaaatcctaatccggattaaattacaattgtcctcaaataaaaaattcgagcagggggcgTAGCCCCCCTACATCCCCTGCTATGCTGGGGGACCTCCTGCCCCCCCTTGTaacccccacggcctgctaaccggctaacgggaccgtcgtcctgcctgtctaggtgttgcactagtactccttggattaaactgcgatggaatacaagacatcatacaccaacaagtGCTCccctaaattttttaaaaatacaaCATTATAAATTTATCCAACATCATAGAAGATGAGAAAGGACATCTAGGCATGGAATCAGGTGATTCAAAGAATGTCGTCTTGATGTGTTTAATTATGCTGAGAAGAATTAAGTCTGTTTAAGCGATTGCATGTTATTTAGTTTCATTGTCTAATTtggcttttcattttttttttgtttttttgtaatAATCTCTTCATTCAAATTGACGAGGCAAAAAAGTCACTACCGAATTCCACATATCCTCTGGAAAGGAAGATTCCCAAAAACTTCgtgagggaaaggaaaataCCCATTTTGAGATACAGTGGGCGTCCCATTCTCAATTCTACTGACATATacaaaaccttaaaaaaaatacataaccttagaaaaaaaaggatgagGGGGGCAATGTCAttcctcccacctcccacctcccacctcccagaTTCCCAGCCGCTATTAAAAATAACTGGGTCAAAGCAACCATCACAAATTAGAACAGACCGTTCCAGGTTATAGTGTTTGATATTCTAAAAGAGGCATAGAAGACGAGACTTGGGGAGTAACAGTTAGAAAGGAAGCAAAGAATGAAGGTAAACTTGCAGTCCATTTATTAATGATTAGTCAATACTCATAGGTGTGTGGAGTTGAAGCTCCCCCATAGGATTAGGGGCTGATAGCTGtcgattgaagatgaagaattggTGGATTAAGAATTGAAAATGAGCCAAATCCAACACCTTATCAGCCTTACCTTAATTttattatggaaaaaagaatACTATCTTGTCATGCACTCTTGCACCTAGGCATAGGGGTGGCATAATAACCACCCCGCCCCTTTGGTGGATGTATGTTTGGGTGTGCGCTCCTATTGACCCCACGTTGATGATTAAGCTACGCGATTAGATAgcattatttttcccttttattattgtaaattttgtaaaagaaaaaatttgaattttttaggcTGAATTACGTGATTCCTACAATATTAATGAATTTACTCATAAGGACCAATACTTTATGTTTGAAAAATTTCTAAAGGTATTATTATGGCTTAAACCCCTTGAAGGTTGCCAGATACGAAACTCTACTGTaaatttgtttaaaattttttgaaggTTGTGGAGAGAGATAAAGACGTGTAGGTCCTCTTGGAGATAATACATATGAGaaaaaatttttataaaaaaatgcaTCCGTTTCCAATTTTATGAATCATCATCCAATTTCACAATACCATCATAGTTACAAGTTTCGCTATAACTAATTGTGGTATACTAAGCAAAATCCATAAAActataaggaaaaaagaattctATGGAGAGCACAACACCTGCACCCAGACATAGAGGGCGCAAAATATTGGACAATATTTACCTAAAATATTATTGGACAATTAGAATGTTTCCTTCTTGTAAAGGATTTTCAATAATCTGTAACCTTAATTTTTTGTCCCTAATCTTATTCgcataaattatttaatatagtaCTTTATGTAGGGGTAAATAggggttttcaaaattttgaaaatttaatgCAACATATCCAATGTTTTGCACCATCAGTATGcaatcttacttttttttccttttattagtattccatagatttttttttttttaatgagagtAAGTATTACAATTTTACATGACATATTTTGATAATGACACAACGTtatgtcattttcaaattaattttaaaaatctttttacacCTTATAGAGGTGTCATTAGACACTCTTATTACATATTTTGGATCAAGACATTCAATGGTGtccattaggggtgtcaatttcaatgCCAGTGTGGCAAGCTCGATCATTTAAATACAGCCTGATtattaaggcaccgtttgataatgttctcaaaaacggaacaaaaagcgtttgacaaaactgttccgtttcaccttATTTTAAAAACACAAATAACAATTTATATCGATTTCtggttcaagaaacagaaacgatGAGGACCAATTTTTAACCCAAACCCCGATATTTTTCCCTTGACATTTGAAGACGGTGCCTCATGTTCTCtctttgcctctctctctcgctcaaaTGATGCCATATCGCCGGTGAaatctgcctctctctctctctctctctctctctctcaaatgacTTCATGGCTCCGGTTAACCTGGTCTCTGACTCTCTCTTGCTGAAACGTCTCCATTGCTCTGGTAAAGCTGTAGCAGTAGCTCcggtgagtctctctctcttgttcaaACGACTCCATAATTCTCCCTGGAACTTGGGATAGAGAGAAAAGACAAGGAGAATCCAGAGGATTTTGAGAGGTTTTACATAGGGTTTTGGTTCCTCGCTTCTACAGGTACGGTTTTGGTTATTTATGTTGTAATCTTAAGGATTAGTTTTGTCcgaaaaaatttcttcattatGGACGCCATTTTTTGGCTCCTTTATTGAGTAGATCTT
This window encodes:
- the LOC122082219 gene encoding uncharacterized protein LOC122082219, with amino-acid sequence MGFAYPSILLLLAIKEDSDSRGFYSLSTKKVYQLNLPEARGRKCFSSCGWLITLGLDLEIHLFNPFSRTRVQIRLPPQSTFPNQYDLETDSEPDIYDPETDSEPDIYDPETDSEIEREYIRRVFMRKVILSSRPSKRIPCEDDDEKCVVMGMFSKHCKLAFLRLGDEIWTPIYTPEGIGISDVIYMNGQFYALSDEGKLVIVDISSPDPKTIEFAEPPECYNQCTHFYNPHFYLVESVGELFMLARYEDDCEGEDEEFGDGIVEGEYIEYGTHNYDKYF